In Cryptomeria japonica chromosome 10, Sugi_1.0, whole genome shotgun sequence, a genomic segment contains:
- the LOC131075856 gene encoding uncharacterized protein LOC131075856, protein MEGDITEKRANWITKILEYDVDIKPTKLVHGRGLCEYIVQQCEPHNDEVATEETITLLLDLPNDSWIKKRKQFIKVGIFPEDLPSAKRRFYRLQNNGFRLIDETLFKRNFDGVLLRCVDQSQANKILHEVHNGSSEGHFFTPTSTIKITQAGYFWPSMFKDTHNLVRGCKECQYYTGRSKKATMPLRPMSVEEPFAQWGLDFIGMINPRVQPDISGS, encoded by the coding sequence atggagggtgacatcactgaAAAAAGGGCAAATTGGATCACCAAGATCCTAGAATATGATGTTGATATCAAGCCAACAAAGCTCGTTCATGGGAGAGGCCTATGTGAATATATAGTGCAACAATGTGAGCCCCACAATGATGAAGTGGCCACAGAGGAAACAATTACGCTTCTGCTTGATCTTCCAAATGACAGCTGGATTAAAAAGAGAAAGCAATTTATAAAGGTCGGGATTTTTCCCGAGGATCTTCCCTCGGCTAAGAGGAGATTTTACAGACTCCAAAATAACGGTTTTCGCTTAATAGATGAAactcttttcaaaagaaattttgatggagtccTTCTCCGTTGCGTAGACCAGAGCCAAGCTAATAAAATCTTACATGAGGTCCACAACGGCTCCTCAGAAGGCCATTTCTTTACACCCACAAGCACCATCAAGATTACTCAAGCCGGGTATTTTTGGCCGTCCATGTTCAAGGACACACACAATTTGGTGAGGGGATGCAAGGAATGCCAGTATTACACGGGAAGGAGCAAGAAAGCTACAATGCCACTCAGGCCCATGTCAGTGGAAGAGCCTTtcgctcaatggggccttgattttatcGGAATGATCAACCCCCGAGTTCAGCCAGACATAAGTGGATCCTGA